The Megalobrama amblycephala isolate DHTTF-2021 linkage group LG1, ASM1881202v1, whole genome shotgun sequence genome segment ACTTCAGATTTTTGTTTCTCTGTTTTATGGAAGCTCTGCTATCCTAGTTCATTTGGACTTTGTTCTTTGGTTTCTCAAGTAaagactatttttattttttggaagaCTCAAGTCTCTTGACACATTACTCTTCTGCTCTTGGGTTCCATAGTCTGGGAGTTAGCTCAGTGGAGAACACGCCACACTTAGAACACCAGAGACCTGGGTTCAAGTCCAGCCAAGGGTGACATCCTTAcacagggttaactatttcaagtgtgaaaagccatTATGAGTATGtgattggttgtctgttgctaagcgtctagctgtaacattctaacaccaCATCATTTCACACTATACAAGTTTGGCACCACAATACAGGGTTAACAGCGCAAAAGCGGTGCTTCATAACCCGGTGTAAAAAGTGTGAAATGTTCCTTTACCCGGGGTGAAAAGCAGTGTTTAGAACAACGATAACCTGGAgttaagcgcagtgtgaaaagcccttacTGTATGACGTTCCATTTCAGTTAGGATGACAATGTTTTTTAGACAATGAAGCAGCTGCCTATATAGGCTGTCAACAACAAGGCAGTGTCCTTGGTTTTGGAACAAAGACATTATGTGTTGTTTGCATTAGGATTATCACtgataacaatatatatatatatatatatatatatatatacacacaactGTATATAGCTCATTTACCATTATACTGTTTTCTTTAGGCAGGATGTCACACATAATGGAACTGGGAATCTGAGAGAAAAATATAATGGATTCCTGGACGATTTCATTCTCACCCAGTAACTTCCCCAGTAATCTATCTGGATTCCCCATGTATGATGGCATTTTGCTCGGCAACATATCCGAAGAAGGCCTGAGAAATGAGACTGACCAGAGCATGACCAGAACTAGCACATTCGTCATCACCTTCATGTATTTTGTGGTATGCGTTATTGGTCTTTGTGGAAATGCTCTGGTCATCTATGTCATCCTGCGCTATGCCAAGATGAAGACGGTAACGAATATCTACATCCTGAACCTGGCAGTGGCAGATGTTCTGTTTATGCTAAGTTTGCCCTTCATTGCTATCCAGTTAGCGGTGGTGCACTGGCCGTTTGGGGCAGCTCTGTGCCGAGTGGTCATGACTGTAGACTCTCTAAATCAGTTCACCAGTATTTTCTGTCTGATGGTGATGAGCATTGATCGATACTTCGCCGTGGTTCACCCCATAAAGTCAACCAAATGGAGGAGGCCCCATGTCGCAAAGACAATCAATCTGGTCGTGTGGCTCGTGTCGCTCATCGTCAACCTCCCAATTGTAATCTACAGTGGACTGATCACCAATCCTGATGGCTGCTACTGCACTATTGTGTGGCCAGAGCCACAGGAGGCCTACTACACTGCCTTCATGTTCTACACCTTCTTCCTGGGTTTCTTCGTACCTCTAATAGTCATATGTCTATGCTATTTGTTCATTATCATCAAGGTCAAGTCTTCAGGGATCAGGGTGAGCTCTAGCAAACGGAGGCATTCTGAAAAGAAGGTGACTCGTATGGTGTCCATTGTGGTTGCCGTCTTCGTGTTCTGCTGGCTGCCTTTCTACATCTTCAACGTGACATCAGTTACAGGCACCATTAGCACTACGCCTTTTTTAAGGAGCATGTTTGCCTTTGTCGTGGTGCTTGGATACGCCAATAGCTGTGCAAACCCCATATTATACGCTTTCTTGTCAGAGAACTTCAAGAAAAGTTTCCAGAATGTTCTGTGCTTGAAAAAAGCAGATGATGTTGAATGCACTGACAGCAAACAGAACAAGTCACAAATAATGAATGATCCAAAAGAAACTCAAAACGCACTGCTAAATGGAGACCTGCAAACCAAGGGTCTGAAAAAACAAGGGTCACTACTAAGCAACCTATAAACTGTGTGCCACAGAACAAATGGTGTACACAAAGAGAGTAAGAGGAAACCCAGCAAATATGATTTCTTAGTTTCAAATATGATGGCTTAGGTTCCTGAATTTTCAAAAATTTTGGCCATCATGCAGTATTTTCCATCCAAAAGTAAAATTTGAACCATTTCATTGGTTAAAACCTGGAAAATGCATTGTTGATAAATGTTACTCTGAAGCTGTtatttataaagtatatttatggAGTTCATAAGCAAACCATGGCATAATAAGAACAGAGAACTAAGGATTTGAAGACAAGAAAATATTTAGTAGTTactattttgtttattattagttttattttcatttatctaTCTATGGAGAGAAAATCAAATATAGTGTAAGTAGTgcactataaaaaaatatgctttgagtatttttttttttttgctcttgcTACTGTACTATGTAGAATTTGCAGAGTATTGCTAACAAGACTGTATAGAACTGCATTGCATTATAAGATGTATCACTCTATTGTTGCATCattaacatgtaaatattattgTCAAGAGTTCAACATCTAAATAATCTGACTGAATAGTTACACTAGGGTGATTCATTAAGCCAAAAATAGTGCCAAGGGTCTCTCTCATTGCCACATCACATATGCCACATATGCCACATCACCTAATGGTAATCAGTTTGATCATTAAATAGTCTAACATTGCAAGGATTCTGGTCTCTATCCCATTGAAGCAGCATACTTTTAAGGTCAGACAGTAATCTAGAGGGATTTTAGAGATTTTCCAAATTTTAATAGAATGTCTATTTGAATAGGGCTAGAGCATAATTCCTTATGTTCCTTCTGAGATCAGGCAGGGACACATGTATCATGATCTCGAATGAACTAATTCATTCAGACATGTATTGAATTCAGTACTCATAGATTTGAAACATATCATGATTGTTCACACATTGAATGATGGCATATAATCTTTACCATTGCAAAAGGCTTTATTCAAGACAACGCTTCCACCTTGTctgtccccccccccccccaaagcTTTTTGTGTAAGTCATTTTTTCATGCCAAATTTGCTGTGAAATTCATGCAAACTAGTCTCTGACTtttttatagtaaaaaaaagGTAGAAATAAGTCATAATTCTTATTAGAAAGTATATCTCTGAGCTTCTTGTATTTTGATTGTTCACATCTGTAAACAGCATTCATTGTTTTCAGATATGTGTATTTTGACTGTGTTCTTTTAAAAAGTGGAATACATTTGGTCactcattaaaataaaactactgTACTGTGTAATTTCCCCTCATGATGCCAATGTATTAAAGATGTTTCAAAGTTAtgatactgtgaaatattaaaggatattcactgccctccaaaagtttggaaacgcccttgAAAAGTGGgattttggacaatattggcatgaatcctttttaatttgtgatcatTTTGCACTAATAAGGGACAACAccaactacgaaaacatattttattacatagtttgtacatagaaaaaacttaaattttcgattcatcaaaatatccaccattagcagctctctgacctaaactgggttctaattggttcattggtTCAAGAtatttacaaacctgggccaagtttaaaccagtaagttaaccaggcatcacagctggcaaaggggcatgtctgactttgacatgtatatattgccattattatgtaatcaaaatgaaaattgtattgctggtcttcaatgataatgtcaagttacctTAATGTATTTGCTTCAAAAAATGATATGGATTTATgttgatatcgtccaaaaccacactttgccaggggtgtttccaaaatTTTGGAGGGCAATGTACATATACATTATTTGTATCTACGCTTGCCTGATCAGTGCGATTGAGTTGGACAGCCATCGACCATTACCTGGTGGAGAGCGCCATCATCTGGTGACACACCAAAATACAGCTGAAAGGGTCAAACTCAATCGTTTTAAGAATGCCAACCCTAAATGagaaagaaataagaaattatattttgcacaaATAAATTAAGCCCATTTTAGGACTTGAAGTTCCCATTCGTTAACCTTagataatgcattaactaacaatgcatttgttacagtacttattaatctaaaaaaataaaattgaccattgttcatgttagctcaggtccattaaataatatgaacagatacaacttttgatattaaaaatctattagtaaatgttaaaattaccCTTACAGAAAACATGAATTTCACAAAAACACATGTAAAACAAATGTACATGTGATTTTGCACGTGTGAAATTTAACATGTGAAAACATGTCATAAGCACATGTGAAACGTGGATCACAtgtgaaatgtgttttgcaCATGGGAAACGTGTGCTTTTGTGTGAATCATATAAATTCCCATGTGAAACATGAGATCACATGTAAAACAATACCCAGAAATAACACTGGTCTACAATGACTTTTTTTAGAAGTCTTCAGATTTAGCgataaaatgtgttatttattatgtattttgatGTGATTAATTCAAATATGACAATTAAAACAACTGATTGGCTACTGTTTGCAAGATATTtaagtttttacattttacgtATATTATGTGTATTGAGTAAGATAGTACCTGTCACCTGTCCTGTTTATGTAAATCAGCAATAGGGTTATATCAatcaaatttattataaaacaaacatttaaaaaaaaactattatgtACATAGTTCAGTCCTGTTCAGTGTTGTCTCTTGTTTTCATTAAATGGAGCATCTCTTATCACTGTCTAGCAACAGTCTGCAAGCACTGATGGGCTCCATTTTCTCCACTGTTCACACAAGTACAGGGCATCTTTGCTCACCTTGGCTAAACAGAAATGTGTCCTTTTGCAAAATCAAACACTTACATATAGCACGACACAACACTGTTTGACAGGGGTGAAAAACCTAATCCAGCTCATCAAGTCCTTTAGGCTTATTTGAAAACTACAGGTATGTGTGTTGGAGCTGATTGGAACtaaaaactctgcaggactgtggatttccctccaggaactgagttttGCACCCCTGCTGCATGATTTCTAAAGCTTATATCACCAAAGTGATACAAGATATGTTATGATTGCATTATCCATGATTTCTAGGAATAAAAGGATGCAATTCATGTCATGTATGACACAATCCCAAATAAAGATtgcattatttgttgttttgccTAAAAAGCAAATACTGTCCAATGCTTAACAGTCAAGCATGACTTGCGGTGCCAAGCTCTAGCTGTAATCGAGTCTGTAAAAATTGTGCAAGTTGATGCTGGCTGAAgaaaaaacccaaaacaaatCACATGTTTGTTGACCACTTCCTTCATGTGTGTTACAACTGCACCAGTGGATGGAGGCCGGAAAAGACAAGGGAAACCGCTGGGTGAGGTTTGAAGGTGATTTATTGGTGCCATATGGTGAAAGTCCCACaacaaataatgcaataaacaaacAATGCTCTAGTTACCGCAAATACCGGAGCCATTTTATAGGCTTGACTTCCCCCTGGACCATACCATTCAAGGGGCAAGTatacttcacatacacacatataacaaagataattaaataaaagtaaacatACATACAACTTATGACCCTGAATTTCTATGTACACCAcataacaaataacaaataaaaaaaaattaaaagaaaattttttATAGTTTACAGATGCGCTGCTCAGATGGTGCGAATACAGTATAAATTAACTGGGTTTTTAAACTGTAGAAGTTTGGTAAATGACTCTTCAAATGCGTTTAACTTTCTTGCAGGGCAGTGTTCCTCAGAGACAGGGGCtcgaatacacacacacatacttgtatatgtggtttacggggaatctccatagacgtaatgggttttacactgtacaaactgtatattttatccccctacactacccctacccctaaacctacccatcataGAAAACTGTCGACattttttgaattaaaaaaaaaaaacaaccacagTTTAGTATGATTTTAAGCCATTTGGGTTACGAGGACACAggaagtgtcctcataaaccatgtttatgttgtaatacccatgtcattatacacatttgtgtcctcataaaccatgtatacaagaacacacacacatacacaaagtgaaccttaatgtaaagtgaagtcctgtgaaccatttattcatgATTTATAAAcgttataaataaatacatgattcaCGTGtctccactttacattaaggttcagtTTCACAGGTTACTAACATTTATAACTCGTGAATAAATGGTTCATCCTTCATTAGGGTTCACAGGTAACTAATAAggtaattacatttttcattattaatatctcatcAAGTCATGGTTGtgcttgtatgtttttttttttttttctcaaaataaagTTTGATCATTTCATcttgaaaaacattaaatcaGTTTGTATAAATTCCTCTGAATAGGCATCATGACCTTTTTCATGGGTAATGCACAGAGTAAAGTCTGATGAGCAACAGTGAGAAAAGTGACATAAGTCATGAGACTTTGTTAAGAAAACCACAAATAAATCATCCTTCACCATAACAGTACAtttttgctgcatcatgaaataacCACAAAATCTGGTTCTGAGTAAAATATgtgtgaataaatacatttattaagcatttataagATTTAAGTTAAAAATGGTTCACGATTTGGCAGATATTACGTTAAAGTCACCCTTTTTATTCATGCGGTTTTAATTGCTTATCAATGACCTATAATGCATTGGTAAATAAGTTATAactcattaacaaacacctctataaaccctttacaaaaggaaccttaatgtaaagtgttacagttTACTCTTTATTAGGTTAACATTAACTTACTATCTCTCTGGAACACCTGATTCTGAGGTCAGTCACAACATTCTGAGGTCTATAATGCTGTAATGCAACCACTAATTCGGACTATCTGAGACTGGCACTTCTTTTCATGTCTCTTGTATAACACCACGGAGAAGACAGTGTTAACAGTGCTGTAATATTGTTGTAATGTTTTGTACATTGCCATGAATTAGATAATAAAcgttatatttaaaaagtttaatcttgaatcaatatttcatgtcccTGATCCGTAATATTTGTTGTGGTGTAAAGCCACGTATTAAGTGATATGACTGTACATTTTCCCTTAAATATTTGTCTTGTTTGAACTTGCTTGCTAGGAACAGTTTTCCTTTGCAGAGGCTTTATGTTTAGATGAGATAAAATCTTTGTACGGTGTATGGCAGGGGtgccaatcctgttcctggagaccTACCTTCCTGCAAAGTTCAGCTCCAGCACTGATAAAACACCCCTGTACCAACTAATTAAGATCTCTATAATTACAGAGGTGTGTTGGAGCAGAGTTGGGACTGAACTCTGCAGGATCTACAGGAATAGGATTGGGCACTAGGCCTGTGACCGTATCAAATGTTCATGTTGcgataattgctgaagctttaaTTACagttttgaaataatattatcacaatattgaagtaagttgcaaaaaaagtgaTGTCATACTATAACAGGTTTAAAActttcttataacaaaaagaacttaacatttaaatacaataaaacaatacacaaaaaatgtataacgtaagcaaatgttttaaatggattaaagtgcaaaagaattataaagaacaacaggtaacGCTTTAGGTAACattcattaactaacaataataataatgagcaatagatacatttgttacagaagttATTCTTCGATAGtgttagttaaaaaaattaaaaaaactgatcattgttagttcatgttagctcaggttttgattttaataatatatcattaaatgttgaaaaattaactaagattaataaatgctttagaagtacttttcattgtcagtttgttaatgaattaactaatgtttactAATGAAgccttgttgtaaagtgttactgaaccATAATAAAGAATCAGAACATTTTTCAATCAATATCTAGgccatgttgtagtccagattaaaatttaaaatgtttaaagtttttttgccttttagtatgaatatgttagccttactgTTATCTATAAGCTAGTTGTGCTCGATAATTAGCATTTAGAAGATATTAGcgttcaaaacttacagtctctcacttccagcaatatggatcaatgattttgatgacatcactctgcactttagcttctcatcagattttctgtccaatcaaatgctctctagaatctaaagcGTCCTGCCCCCTATATTATAAATAGACGCTGAAGCTGTGCTAAAATGGGTCACACATCTACTATTTTCTACATGgagaatggcacatagtgcactaggAAATGATTcatacagtgtaaatatgctttccatttaGACAAATGATGTCTAGTTTCATGTTAGTGTCACGCGAACCACTGCAGCTGTGGCCCAGAGACATGATAGTACAGAGCAAATCATGTGCAAGTCGGCGCAGACCAGAAAATGTGttggacccatttgaattctgcacagaatacTATTTTTTAAAGCTATATGGAGAAGTGGTTAGTgattagaaggaaactgaggctTTACCGAGCTCAACAGCTGTGGCCTAGCTGTGATATAATTGAAACACTATTGGCTGTTTTAAAAAAGGGGGGAGCTGTTCGATATGTCCCGccttgtcttcctgtttcagttgaaattatgtCAATACATTGAATAATGCCAAAGTCACTtcaagacaagtcatttcactcagcggctttctttgaaatgcctctcgggcatgcaagtgcagctcctctcactttgaatggggaaatatcaaattctccaaagctgttcgccaagctttcgattaaatttcacaTTTGAAATCACCGATGAAACCTGACAACagttgtctcataaattttgtttctaaaagcttgaatcatgacaaaataATGGCATCAACCCTTGATCAAGCTATTGTGCACGCGTAGTCCTAAGTGCGCAtctctataggaaccggagcttctaacggcagctcCAGTGACGCGATGAATTTACcgatcggcgattggctcttattcacaaggtgggacttattccatgttgcactttctcccattcataataatacaaGCGCActgtctttctatatataaatagTCTTTGATAATGCTGCACGTgtcaaggcacttcagtgggcctttaagtttgaaaataaatagtctAAGTATTTAAGTATTTAGTCTTGTGATGAACACCACTGCAAATACAAAAATTTGAATGtctgtttaaaacatttaaatactgttcagAAACAGAAAGTaacagctgctttgtttacggGGTTACCGGGGTAACGGCAGTCTTATCTGTAGATGAGCATAGTTATGAaggttgatgatgatgattatgtaGATTGTTATCCTACACTTGGATATTTGGtcagtgaatggatttaaaagaaTTTGGGAtgagattaataaaatattttgaagtataTTCTTTAACATACACTAAAATATTCTTTTATGATATCAACCAACTGGATGTACTGAATATTATctcttatataatataataattaatataaccCCTTAAAGGGGTTTCAATCTATTTGGTGTGATTTCTGAAGACTGATTTGAATAAAAGGAGAAACACAAAACAAGTATGCACagacagaaaaaagaaatcCCTTAGCCATACTTTTAACCACATTTATCAGTGAATTGGGGAAAAAACTTCATAAATATGCTAAttaatctattaaaaaaaacagatcaACAAAAATCAAGATAATTTGCAATATTTTATAGAGAATTTAATtatcaatttaaatttaaatttaaatgtaattattatacattacatTGATGATGACTGCAACAAAATCATTAGAACATCTTTGATAAATACTAGGCCTATTTCATTGGAATATTCTGGGTTCAGTATGTTTGCACTATGAAAGATGCTTATGTTTAGGTGTTTTTTGCACCATcccttttttatgtatttttcagCATGGCCTCATAAGCCTAATTCCCAGTGAATGCATAGTTAGGAATTCCTTAACAGGAGCTCCGGCGGACTTTCCAACCCATGTGAAATGTAAGGGTTGGGCAGATGTCATCATTTGGATTTCGCTAGTTTGTAATCTTCTTTTGAAGAGCTGACTTCATTAGCCGAGGACAGGCATCTCGACCCATCCAAAAATGCTTAACCCAATCAGTGTCACTGTAattgtgcattgttatattttctgaaaaaaaaaaaaaaacatcccacAATTGTTCCCATGGTTTTAAACCCTGTGTTAATCTATTTAAGCTACTTCAGGACAGCATTAAACAATCTGTGTAAACACACATTTTCATGGTTTTATACTGCTTCAGATTTGGTTTCTCTGATGCTTTTGCCGTGTAAATATGCCATCAGAGAGCAGTATTAGATCAGGTTTCAAATGAACATAAAGCAGACAAAACAAAACCTAGCAACACTTCAGACCAGTTCAAATAAAGAGTGAGAATGAGAATGAGGTGAATGTAAGTGTAAGTATAAAAACAGGCTGTGGATGGGAAGCACTTCTATATTCATTGCTCAATGTTTT includes the following:
- the sstr2b gene encoding somatostatin receptor type 2 is translated as MDSWTISFSPSNFPSNLSGFPMYDGILLGNISEEGLRNETDQSMTRTSTFVITFMYFVVCVIGLCGNALVIYVILRYAKMKTVTNIYILNLAVADVLFMLSLPFIAIQLAVVHWPFGAALCRVVMTVDSLNQFTSIFCLMVMSIDRYFAVVHPIKSTKWRRPHVAKTINLVVWLVSLIVNLPIVIYSGLITNPDGCYCTIVWPEPQEAYYTAFMFYTFFLGFFVPLIVICLCYLFIIIKVKSSGIRVSSSKRRHSEKKVTRMVSIVVAVFVFCWLPFYIFNVTSVTGTISTTPFLRSMFAFVVVLGYANSCANPILYAFLSENFKKSFQNVLCLKKADDVECTDSKQNKSQIMNDPKETQNALLNGDLQTKGLKKQGSLLSNL